The following proteins come from a genomic window of Natronosalvus vescus:
- a CDS encoding DUF192 domain-containing protein, whose amino-acid sequence MRVVSDPDGEARTLATNVDVADSLYAQTRGLMFRRSLPDAYALAFPFDTAKTRDIHMLFVFVPLDVIWVEDETVRRVERLSPWTGYARDRADLILELPAGAATDVEPGTRLVLEDV is encoded by the coding sequence GTGCGAGTCGTATCTGACCCCGACGGCGAGGCCCGAACCCTGGCGACGAACGTCGACGTGGCGGACTCGCTGTACGCCCAGACGCGAGGGCTGATGTTCCGGCGCTCGCTCCCCGACGCGTACGCGCTCGCCTTTCCGTTCGACACGGCGAAGACCCGGGATATTCACATGCTGTTCGTGTTCGTCCCCCTCGACGTAATCTGGGTCGAGGACGAGACGGTACGACGCGTCGAACGCCTCTCGCCCTGGACTGGCTACGCACGCGACCGGGCCGACCTCATTCTCGAGTTGCCAGCGGGAGCAGCTACAGACGTCGAACCGGGAACACGGCTCGTGTTAGAGGACGTGTGA